In one Natronosalvus amylolyticus genomic region, the following are encoded:
- a CDS encoding VOC family protein, which produces MLSNTPGIHHVTTIAATAQENVDFYAYTLGMRLVCRTVNFEDILTPHLYYGDESGTPGTVLTSFPYGETDPGRVGTPQPTATAFVVPPGSLSYWRDRLEAQSVEVSEPKTRFDERVLECTDPDGTPVELVTGSSSVDPWDGGPVPANVGIRGLHGVTLTSVNPFATASVLETLGFDRVGQEDDRIRYRADGDRATIVDLHDRDVPFGREGPGTIHHVAVRVDGVDALYAWHDLFRERGYETSRVKDRHVFHSLYVREPGGILFELATESPGLPTEAADGHELYLPDHFEDDRSLIESQFPPLEVPGSSR; this is translated from the coding sequence ATGCTCTCTAATACACCCGGTATTCACCACGTCACGACCATCGCGGCCACCGCCCAGGAAAACGTGGACTTTTATGCGTACACTCTGGGCATGCGCCTGGTGTGTCGAACGGTCAACTTCGAGGATATTCTGACACCACACCTGTATTACGGCGACGAGTCCGGGACACCCGGGACAGTTCTGACGAGCTTTCCCTACGGTGAAACTGACCCTGGCCGCGTGGGGACACCACAACCCACGGCGACCGCGTTCGTCGTTCCTCCCGGGTCGCTCTCGTATTGGCGAGACCGCCTCGAGGCCCAATCGGTCGAGGTTTCGGAGCCGAAAACCCGGTTCGACGAGCGCGTTCTCGAATGTACCGACCCCGATGGGACGCCGGTCGAACTCGTCACCGGGTCCTCGTCAGTCGACCCGTGGGATGGCGGGCCGGTTCCCGCGAATGTCGGAATTCGTGGGCTTCACGGCGTAACGCTGACGTCGGTGAACCCGTTTGCAACCGCGAGCGTCCTCGAGACGCTCGGATTCGACCGAGTTGGACAGGAGGATGACCGAATTCGGTACCGGGCAGACGGCGACCGAGCGACGATCGTCGACCTTCACGACCGCGACGTGCCGTTCGGCCGAGAAGGGCCGGGAACGATTCACCACGTCGCGGTGCGTGTCGACGGCGTCGACGCGCTGTATGCGTGGCACGACCTGTTTCGAGAGCGGGGCTACGAAACCTCCCGCGTCAAAGACAGACACGTCTTTCACTCGCTGTACGTTCGCGAACCGGGTGGTATCCTATTCGAACTCGCGACCGAATCCCCCGGACTACCCACGGAGGCAGCCGATGGCCACGAACTCTATCTTCCGGACCACTTCGAGGACGACCGGTCGTTGATCGAGAGCCAGTTCCCGCCGCTAGAGGTGCCCGGTTCGAGCCGATGA
- a CDS encoding alpha/beta hydrolase: MSEGDQSPTTDGEQSTQVDANRDPIGHETQSILTAGAPARGAEIALVLLHGRGATAQGVINLFEPLYRHGLTVLAPEAYRGRWFPRSPTAPLEANEPWLTASVERVETCLERVQQIGVPPERTVVVGFSQGACVAATWAVRHPRRYGAIGVLSGVVPGAVEGRADAEHEKTRSREAVGSLENTPVYVGCGDADPNLSLEHVEATADTLGEAGGAVDLEIIPGVGHAVSEEAFAWLESVIDRLKETET, from the coding sequence ATGAGCGAGGGGGATCAGTCACCGACGACCGACGGTGAGCAGTCTACACAGGTAGACGCCAATCGAGACCCCATTGGCCACGAGACACAGTCGATTCTGACAGCAGGAGCACCTGCTCGAGGGGCCGAAATTGCACTCGTGTTACTCCACGGGCGCGGTGCGACCGCGCAAGGCGTCATCAATCTGTTCGAGCCCCTGTACCGACACGGCCTCACGGTTCTCGCGCCCGAAGCGTACCGCGGACGCTGGTTCCCACGGAGTCCGACAGCGCCACTCGAGGCTAACGAACCCTGGCTTACCGCGAGCGTCGAACGGGTCGAAACCTGTCTCGAGCGGGTGCAACAAATAGGCGTTCCGCCTGAGAGAACGGTCGTCGTCGGTTTCTCCCAGGGAGCCTGTGTCGCGGCGACCTGGGCGGTTCGACACCCTCGACGCTACGGCGCAATTGGGGTCCTCTCCGGCGTGGTACCCGGTGCTGTGGAGGGGCGTGCCGACGCCGAACACGAGAAAACCCGCTCTCGGGAAGCGGTCGGTTCACTCGAGAACACGCCGGTGTACGTTGGATGTGGGGATGCCGACCCAAACCTTTCACTCGAACACGTCGAAGCCACCGCCGATACACTCGGTGAGGCGGGTGGCGCTGTCGACCTCGAAATCATACCCGGTGTGGGACATGCGGTTAGTGAGGAAGCGTTCGCGTGGCTCGAGTCCGTTATCGACCGTCTGAAAGAAACCGAAACCTGA
- a CDS encoding DUF7111 family protein: MTDDERVVTDGDITATYHETEAERVLAFEGNGKTAAVAQNLEGYAMLKVRPTIEGDELERYYGFDMALDHVGELLGVAPHEVPVPDAAADMGM, translated from the coding sequence ATGACCGACGACGAGCGGGTTGTGACGGACGGCGATATCACTGCAACCTATCACGAGACGGAGGCCGAACGAGTGCTCGCGTTCGAGGGGAACGGCAAGACGGCTGCCGTCGCCCAGAACCTCGAGGGGTATGCCATGCTCAAAGTTAGACCGACTATCGAGGGCGACGAACTCGAGCGCTACTACGGGTTCGATATGGCACTCGACCACGTCGGTGAGTTGCTTGGTGTGGCTCCACACGAGGTGCCGGTTCCCGACGCCGCTGCTGATATGGGTATGTGA
- a CDS encoding DUF3267 domain-containing protein, producing MTSYKQLASIRSTRSVAGRWSVLAATSFLGFTYAFAGVYAWLLGASFDPIIISPATIPGPLEMVALVILAIVLIAIPHELLHGLVLTAFDGKPGYGVTLAYGVFPYAYVETRGSYTRNQMLVVLLTPFVVISLAGLATALVTRSYWPLVLAAANGAGSTGDLWTACRLFAYPSSVRVGPTQTDGGEAFGIYGREEVLPDRTLTAIVTGAVGTFTVVVTSLIALVFVSLAFDSGTVHLGDSDSWWFLLRHERHPSGQGAVLEVGSVAISVLSLLGGLAWAFLEGVGNE from the coding sequence GTGACGTCCTACAAGCAACTGGCGAGTATCCGCTCAACCCGGTCGGTTGCCGGACGCTGGTCCGTGCTGGCTGCAACCTCGTTCCTGGGGTTCACCTACGCGTTTGCTGGCGTGTATGCCTGGCTTCTGGGAGCATCATTCGACCCGATCATCATCTCACCTGCCACGATTCCTGGTCCGCTCGAGATGGTCGCCCTCGTCATACTTGCCATCGTGCTCATCGCGATTCCTCACGAACTGCTTCACGGACTCGTCCTGACCGCCTTCGACGGAAAACCGGGCTACGGAGTGACGCTCGCCTACGGCGTCTTCCCGTATGCGTACGTCGAAACTCGCGGTAGTTACACCCGTAACCAGATGCTCGTCGTCCTCCTGACGCCGTTCGTCGTCATCTCCCTCGCTGGCTTGGCAACCGCTCTGGTCACACGCTCGTACTGGCCGCTGGTCCTCGCCGCGGCGAACGGGGCTGGGTCGACTGGTGACCTCTGGACAGCCTGTCGGCTTTTCGCTTACCCCTCGAGCGTCCGCGTTGGCCCAACGCAAACCGATGGGGGCGAGGCGTTCGGCATTTACGGGCGGGAAGAGGTGCTGCCAGACCGAACGCTCACCGCCATCGTAACCGGTGCAGTCGGTACGTTCACTGTCGTCGTCACTTCGCTGATCGCCCTCGTCTTCGTCTCGCTCGCCTTCGACTCCGGAACGGTCCACCTTGGCGACAGCGATAGCTGGTGGTTCCTGCTTCGCCACGAACGCCATCCATCGGGACAGGGAGCGGTACTCGAGGTCGGTTCCGTCGCTATTTCGGTCCTCTCGTTACTCGGTGGACTCGCGTGGGCGTTCCTCGAAGGAGTGGGCAACGAGTGA
- a CDS encoding PadR family transcriptional regulator, producing MGKWLQSGRRRDICVLLAAEGPVRGQQLKSALEDHYDERLEPRAFYGSLSALVDAGFVEKRVEGLHDVYALTDAGENRVRRHGEWMQSCLEGAGEMDDS from the coding sequence ATGGGAAAGTGGCTACAAAGCGGACGACGTCGAGATATCTGTGTGTTACTCGCCGCCGAAGGGCCAGTACGTGGACAACAGCTGAAGTCCGCGCTCGAGGACCATTACGACGAGCGTCTCGAGCCACGCGCGTTTTACGGCTCGTTATCTGCGCTGGTCGATGCCGGTTTCGTCGAGAAACGCGTCGAAGGACTTCACGACGTGTATGCGCTGACCGACGCTGGTGAAAATCGTGTTCGGCGACACGGCGAGTGGATGCAGTCGTGTCTCGAGGGAGCAGGAGAGATGGACGACTCTTGA
- a CDS encoding acyl-CoA dehydrogenase: MDFSHSPEQAQIRDMVAEFVDEEIVPVASEIDHEDEFPQDIVDEMAELGLMGMPFPEEYGGAGLDYHSYAIGIEEIARGSGGLGTVVAAHISLAGNMIYEFGNEAQKTEYLTPLAEGTDIGAFALSEAGAGSDVPSMTTTAERDSDEYVINGSKLWISNGSVADTVTVFAKTDEEAGNRGISSFIVRPEEDDGFYVEGTEEKLGDKGCPTAELRFDDLRIPADRRLGDEGNGFVQALKTLNGGRITIAARGVGIARAAFEEARDYATEREQFGQPIGEFQSIKHKLADMDTKIQAAKLLMHKAADNKIRGEDYITEAAQAKLYASEVSREVANEGIQIHGGYGYTKDFPAERFYRDAKLNEIYEGTSEILRNTIGDRLMQ; encoded by the coding sequence ATGGACTTTAGCCACTCGCCCGAACAGGCCCAGATCCGTGATATGGTCGCTGAATTCGTCGACGAAGAGATCGTCCCCGTCGCGAGCGAGATCGACCACGAAGACGAGTTCCCCCAGGATATCGTCGACGAAATGGCCGAGCTCGGGCTGATGGGGATGCCTTTCCCCGAAGAGTACGGTGGCGCAGGCCTCGATTACCACTCGTATGCGATCGGTATCGAAGAGATCGCTCGAGGCTCCGGCGGACTCGGGACGGTCGTCGCCGCTCACATTTCGCTTGCGGGCAACATGATCTACGAATTCGGGAACGAGGCACAAAAAACGGAGTACCTGACGCCGTTGGCCGAAGGGACCGACATCGGTGCGTTTGCCCTCTCTGAAGCCGGTGCCGGAAGCGACGTGCCGTCGATGACGACCACCGCGGAACGCGACTCCGACGAGTACGTGATCAACGGCAGTAAACTCTGGATTTCGAACGGATCCGTCGCCGATACCGTCACCGTCTTCGCCAAAACCGACGAAGAGGCGGGCAACCGCGGCATCTCTTCGTTCATCGTGCGTCCCGAGGAAGACGACGGGTTCTACGTCGAGGGCACGGAGGAAAAGCTGGGTGACAAAGGCTGTCCGACCGCCGAACTTCGGTTCGACGACCTTCGAATTCCGGCCGACCGACGGCTCGGCGACGAGGGCAATGGGTTCGTTCAGGCACTCAAAACGCTCAACGGCGGCCGCATCACCATCGCCGCCCGTGGCGTCGGTATCGCTCGAGCAGCGTTCGAGGAGGCTCGAGACTACGCCACCGAACGCGAGCAGTTCGGCCAGCCAATCGGCGAATTCCAGTCGATCAAACACAAACTCGCGGACATGGACACCAAAATCCAGGCTGCAAAACTTCTCATGCACAAAGCAGCCGACAACAAAATACGCGGCGAAGATTACATCACCGAAGCCGCGCAGGCCAAACTCTACGCCAGCGAAGTCTCCCGCGAGGTCGCCAACGAGGGCATTCAAATCCACGGCGGCTACGGCTACACCAAAGACTTCCCCGCCGAGCGCTTCTACCGGGACGCCAAACTCAACGAGATTTACGAGGGGACGAGCGAAATCCTGCGAAACACCATCGGCGACCGGCTGATGCAGTAA
- a CDS encoding phytoene/squalene synthase family protein encodes MTPGHTSPTTESDLEWCYEAVHGVSRTFSITIDRLEEPMAKHICLGYLLCRVADTVEDAGHIPPDEQTSLLETYDDVLDPESDVTAEDFLEQVEPWLPAERSADWKVVAQTPRVVRTFEALEDEPREIMREPVRELVDGMAMFTDRYAEEGGLRLQTLEELEEYCWYAAGTVGTLITGLVARGTSPDKAEVLRENARAFALLLQLVNIAKDVETDYHEENNVYLPAEWLEEEDVAMDAVTDESNQRGVTNVIRRVTGRAEGYLDGAQQYLEVVPERHGNTLSAWAIPYLLAVGTLRELRERPEDVVEEGNVKISRAEVFAVIQHFEQDVSRSALEELRLEMSEKPLHK; translated from the coding sequence ATGACTCCCGGTCACACCTCCCCTACTACCGAAAGCGACCTCGAGTGGTGTTACGAGGCCGTTCACGGCGTTTCGCGGACTTTCTCCATTACCATCGATCGCCTCGAGGAACCGATGGCCAAACACATCTGTCTCGGCTACCTCTTGTGTCGGGTTGCTGATACAGTTGAAGATGCGGGTCATATCCCTCCGGACGAGCAAACATCCTTGCTCGAAACGTACGACGACGTTCTCGACCCTGAATCGGACGTGACAGCCGAGGACTTTCTGGAACAGGTCGAGCCCTGGCTGCCGGCCGAGCGGTCCGCCGACTGGAAAGTCGTCGCTCAGACACCACGTGTCGTCCGCACATTCGAAGCGCTCGAAGACGAACCGCGCGAGATTATGCGGGAGCCGGTGCGTGAACTGGTCGACGGCATGGCCATGTTCACCGACCGCTACGCCGAGGAGGGTGGACTGCGATTGCAGACGCTGGAAGAACTCGAGGAGTATTGCTGGTACGCCGCCGGGACGGTTGGCACGCTCATCACGGGACTGGTCGCCCGTGGAACGTCGCCGGACAAAGCCGAAGTGCTTCGGGAGAACGCCCGCGCGTTCGCGCTATTGTTGCAACTGGTAAACATCGCCAAAGACGTCGAGACGGACTATCACGAGGAGAACAACGTCTATCTACCGGCCGAGTGGCTCGAGGAAGAAGACGTGGCGATGGACGCCGTAACCGACGAATCGAACCAGCGGGGTGTGACCAACGTTATTCGCCGGGTGACGGGCCGAGCAGAGGGGTACCTCGATGGCGCACAACAGTATCTCGAGGTCGTGCCCGAACGCCACGGCAACACCCTTTCGGCATGGGCGATCCCGTATCTGCTCGCCGTAGGAACGCTCCGAGAACTTCGAGAGCGGCCGGAGGACGTCGTCGAAGAAGGTAACGTCAAGATCTCACGAGCGGAAGTGTTCGCCGTCATCCAGCACTTCGAGCAAGATGTCTCACGATCGGCGCTCGAGGAACTCCGCCTCGAGATGTCCGAAAAACCGTTGCACAAGTAA
- a CDS encoding 3-hydroxyacyl-CoA dehydrogenase family protein, producing the protein MVRQDIERIGVVGAGTMGSGIAQVAATRGYDVVMRDIEPEYVENGFDTIEDSLARLERKDALEESAETIRGRITGTTALEDLGDADLVVEAAVEDMAVKQDIFQGLEAHCGTDVVLATNTSTLSITSIAAPLEHPERVVGLHFMNPVPIMEGVEIVVGEKTTDDVTDLAHDIAEGLGKTTWESDDKPGFVTNRILMPWLNEGIRAYDEGVASKEDIDAGMELGTNVPMGPLTLADHIGLDVCLHASQTMYEELGDRYKPAYLLKRKVEAGDLGKKTGRGFYDYE; encoded by the coding sequence ATGGTACGTCAGGATATCGAGCGAATCGGCGTCGTCGGTGCAGGCACGATGGGAAGCGGCATCGCCCAGGTCGCCGCAACCCGTGGCTACGACGTCGTCATGCGCGACATCGAACCGGAGTACGTCGAAAACGGATTCGATACCATCGAGGACAGCCTCGCTCGTCTCGAGCGGAAGGATGCGCTCGAGGAATCGGCCGAAACGATTCGCGGCCGTATCACCGGAACGACAGCTCTCGAGGACCTCGGCGATGCCGACCTCGTCGTCGAAGCCGCTGTCGAAGACATGGCCGTCAAGCAGGACATCTTCCAGGGCCTCGAGGCCCACTGCGGGACCGATGTGGTGCTCGCCACGAACACCAGCACGCTCTCGATAACGTCGATTGCCGCTCCGCTCGAGCACCCTGAGCGGGTCGTTGGCTTACACTTCATGAATCCAGTCCCGATTATGGAAGGCGTCGAAATCGTCGTGGGCGAGAAAACGACCGACGACGTGACCGACCTAGCGCACGATATCGCCGAGGGCCTCGGGAAAACCACCTGGGAGTCCGACGACAAACCGGGATTCGTCACTAACCGGATTCTGATGCCGTGGCTCAACGAGGGCATTCGGGCGTACGACGAAGGTGTTGCGAGCAAGGAGGACATAGATGCCGGCATGGAACTCGGCACGAACGTTCCGATGGGTCCACTCACCCTCGCCGACCACATCGGCCTCGACGTCTGTCTGCACGCCTCCCAGACCATGTACGAGGAACTCGGTGATCGGTACAAACCGGCGTATCTCCTCAAACGAAAGGTCGAAGCCGGCGACCTCGGAAAGAAGACCGGTCGCGGGTTCTACGACTACGAGTAA